In Pedobacter sp. W3I1, one DNA window encodes the following:
- a CDS encoding SPFH domain-containing protein, translating into MQYTIYIVAVVAFIILLSSFVTVKQGTIAVVTVFGKYRRQLRPGLNFKIPLIEQIYSRISIQNRSVELSFQAVTQDQANVYFKAMLLYSVVNQDEETIKNVAFKFVDATNLMQALIRTIEGSIRAYVATQKQANVLAQRNEIVLHVKEQIDQVLDGWGYHLQDLQLNDITFDEEIMRSMSRVVASNNLKAAAENEGQALLITKTKAAEADGNAIKIAATAEREAAQLRGQGIALFRAEVAHGMSKAAQEMEQANLDISVILFTMWTESIKHFAENGDGNVIFLDGSADGMNKTMKEMMAMQLNKQTEPTAKK; encoded by the coding sequence ATGCAATACACCATTTACATTGTAGCCGTCGTAGCATTTATTATCCTACTCAGCTCGTTCGTTACCGTTAAACAGGGAACCATTGCGGTGGTAACGGTTTTCGGTAAGTACCGCCGTCAGTTAAGGCCAGGTTTAAATTTTAAAATCCCATTAATAGAGCAGATTTATTCGCGCATTTCCATTCAAAACCGCTCTGTAGAGCTATCGTTTCAAGCGGTAACACAAGATCAGGCTAATGTTTACTTTAAGGCCATGCTTTTATATTCTGTTGTGAATCAGGATGAAGAAACGATCAAAAATGTGGCTTTTAAATTTGTAGATGCGACCAACTTAATGCAGGCATTAATCAGAACCATTGAAGGTTCGATCAGGGCTTATGTAGCTACGCAAAAGCAGGCAAATGTATTGGCACAGCGTAACGAAATTGTACTTCATGTTAAGGAACAGATTGATCAGGTTTTAGACGGATGGGGTTACCATCTTCAGGATCTTCAATTGAATGATATTACTTTTGATGAAGAAATTATGCGTTCAATGAGTCGTGTAGTTGCTTCGAACAACTTAAAAGCAGCGGCTGAAAATGAAGGTCAGGCATTATTGATTACGAAAACCAAAGCTGCTGAAGCGGATGGTAATGCGATCAAAATTGCTGCCACAGCCGAGCGTGAGGCTGCACAGTTACGCGGGCAGGGTATTGCTCTATTCCGCGCAGAGGTTGCGCATGGGATGAGTAAAGCCGCTCAGGAAATGGAGCAGGCTAATCTGGATATTTCGGTAATCTTATTCACCATGTGGACTGAATCGATTAAACATTTTGCTGAAAATGGCGATGGAAACGTTATTTTTCTTGACGGTAGTGCCGATGGCATGAATAAAACCATGAAAGAAATGATGGCCATGCAATTAAACAAACAGACTGAGCCAACGGCGAAGAAATAA
- a CDS encoding carboxy terminal-processing peptidase, producing the protein MLKRIFFVIFTAAVLACHAAPKTQPMVEGVTNVKPDEQQQLVIKEVVNLIESYNYKKIQINDSISSIILDKYIKSLDQGKNYFLASDIKEFEKYRYTLDDDFKNGDLSGPFFIYNVYAKRLNEYFTYSLAQIKTKYDFNQTDSYVYDREKQPWATSSAALNDTWKKRVKYELINLNLAGTAEAKNVETLTKRYQNLQSQTSKTNNQDVFQILMDAFTESIDPHTNYFNPTNAAAFNEDMSRSFEGIGARLQLENEVVKISEIIAGGPAFKGKQLSAGDRIIAVAQGDGEFVDVVGWRLDNTVSKIKGPKGTKVRLKVIPVGKEMSSKPVIIELVRDKIVLEETSAKKKVKTINNNGKDYKIGIITLPAFYADFKAANAGDKNYKSTTRDVRRLIDSLKTYDKVNAIVMDLRGNGGGSLVEAISLTGLFIDRGPVVQVKDLRGKIEVDEDENSGVTWDGPFGVIVDRLSASASEIFAGAIQDYGRGIIMGSQTYGKGTVQSSIDLNKLVNPGMLQRVAGLISKDKTVGTSPSGSSAADINLGQINLTMAKFYRVAGSSTQHKGVTPDVVFPSVYPMDKIGEDTESSALPWDVIPSSNFKPVANLTPVKAQLIKNSEQRIANSLDFKYLKQDIADLKKRDNEVSVTLNEAKLKAERDAQEAKTLARQNELRALRGLPAIKKGDKITKQDAFDFIEDESLKVMGDFMQQSGNYVMNLGVMPKNN; encoded by the coding sequence ATGTTAAAGAGAATATTTTTTGTAATTTTTACTGCGGCAGTACTTGCTTGTCATGCTGCACCTAAAACTCAGCCTATGGTTGAGGGGGTTACCAATGTGAAACCTGATGAGCAGCAACAACTTGTTATAAAAGAGGTTGTAAATTTGATCGAGAGTTATAATTATAAAAAAATTCAGATCAACGATTCTATATCTTCGATCATTTTAGATAAGTATATCAAGTCTCTGGATCAGGGTAAAAATTACTTTTTGGCTTCAGATATCAAAGAATTTGAAAAATACAGATATACTTTGGATGATGATTTTAAAAATGGCGATCTAAGTGGTCCATTTTTCATCTATAACGTTTACGCCAAAAGATTAAACGAATATTTTACCTATTCTTTAGCACAGATTAAAACCAAATATGATTTTAATCAAACCGACAGCTATGTATACGATAGAGAGAAGCAGCCTTGGGCAACTTCTTCAGCAGCATTAAACGATACCTGGAAAAAACGTGTTAAATACGAGCTGATCAATTTAAATTTAGCTGGAACAGCTGAAGCAAAGAACGTAGAAACATTAACTAAACGTTATCAAAACCTACAGTCGCAAACTTCAAAAACCAATAATCAAGATGTATTTCAGATTTTAATGGATGCTTTTACCGAATCGATTGATCCGCATACCAATTATTTTAATCCAACTAATGCTGCAGCATTTAACGAAGATATGTCTCGTTCTTTCGAAGGCATTGGTGCCCGTTTACAATTAGAAAACGAGGTAGTGAAAATTTCGGAAATTATTGCTGGCGGACCAGCGTTTAAAGGTAAACAACTGAGTGCCGGCGATCGTATTATTGCCGTGGCCCAGGGTGATGGAGAATTTGTTGATGTAGTAGGTTGGAGATTGGATAACACGGTATCGAAAATTAAAGGCCCGAAAGGGACTAAAGTGCGTTTAAAAGTAATCCCTGTGGGAAAAGAAATGTCATCTAAACCAGTAATTATAGAATTGGTTCGTGATAAAATTGTTTTGGAAGAAACATCTGCCAAGAAAAAAGTTAAAACCATTAACAATAATGGTAAAGATTATAAAATCGGGATTATTACGCTACCGGCATTTTATGCTGATTTTAAAGCGGCTAATGCAGGCGATAAAAATTACAAAAGTACCACCCGCGATGTTAGAAGACTAATCGACTCCCTAAAAACTTACGATAAGGTAAATGCAATAGTGATGGATTTACGTGGAAACGGCGGAGGTTCATTGGTTGAAGCCATCTCACTAACCGGTTTATTTATCGATAGAGGTCCGGTAGTTCAGGTGAAAGATTTACGCGGTAAAATTGAAGTGGATGAGGATGAAAATAGTGGTGTAACATGGGATGGGCCTTTTGGTGTTATCGTAGACCGCTTAAGTGCATCAGCATCTGAAATCTTTGCCGGTGCAATACAGGATTATGGCCGTGGTATTATTATGGGTAGCCAAACTTATGGTAAAGGTACCGTTCAGTCTTCTATCGATTTAAACAAATTAGTAAACCCAGGTATGTTGCAAAGGGTAGCAGGATTAATTTCTAAAGATAAAACTGTTGGCACATCGCCAAGCGGATCAAGTGCGGCTGATATTAACTTAGGTCAGATTAACCTAACCATGGCTAAATTTTACCGTGTAGCTGGTAGCAGCACCCAACATAAAGGGGTAACACCTGACGTTGTTTTCCCTTCAGTTTATCCAATGGATAAAATTGGAGAGGATACTGAATCATCTGCCTTACCATGGGATGTTATTCCAAGCTCAAACTTTAAACCGGTTGCAAATTTAACTCCTGTTAAAGCTCAATTGATTAAAAATAGCGAGCAACGTATTGCAAATTCATTGGATTTTAAATACTTGAAACAAGATATTGCCGATCTTAAAAAACGTGACAATGAAGTTTCTGTAACTTTAAACGAGGCAAAACTTAAAGCTGAGCGCGATGCGCAAGAAGCTAAAACACTTGCCAGACAAAATGAATTGAGGGCATTAAGAGGATTGCCAGCCATTAAAAAAGGTGATAAAATTACCAAACAAGATGCCTTCGATTTTATTGAAGATGAGTCGTTAAAAGTAATGGGCGATTTTATGCAACAATCGGGCAATTATGTGATGAATTTAGGCGTGATGCCGAAAAATAACTAG
- a CDS encoding isoaspartyl peptidase/L-asparaginase: MKLIIHGGFFSESSTNQETKKAKQDALASIVTLGHEYLKTHTALETVVYTVALLEDNELFNAGIGSQIQSDGKVRLSAALMEGKTEKFSGVINVEDVKNPIQIAQHLLTYDDRVLSGDGARQFARANGFEYFNPITPQRQSEYEAKLNQKNNKGTVGCVALDADGNLAAATSTGGKGFEIPCRVSDSATVAGNYANQYAGISCTGVGEDIVSGALAAKIVTRVTDGFSLKEASDKSFAELKAFDGFAGVVGISATGEVYHCDSHPYMVWASFDVNLQVFS; this comes from the coding sequence ATGAAATTAATTATACACGGTGGCTTCTTCAGCGAATCATCTACCAACCAGGAAACAAAAAAGGCTAAACAAGATGCTTTAGCCTCGATTGTTACACTCGGACACGAATATTTAAAAACGCATACTGCATTAGAAACCGTGGTTTATACGGTGGCGTTGTTAGAAGATAACGAGCTGTTTAACGCAGGTATAGGCTCTCAGATCCAAAGCGATGGAAAAGTGAGGTTAAGTGCTGCCTTAATGGAGGGTAAAACAGAAAAATTTAGTGGTGTAATTAATGTAGAAGATGTTAAAAACCCTATACAAATTGCACAGCACCTGCTCACTTACGATGACCGGGTGCTAAGTGGCGATGGTGCCCGGCAATTTGCAAGGGCAAATGGATTTGAATATTTCAACCCCATTACCCCACAACGCCAATCCGAATACGAAGCCAAATTAAACCAAAAAAACAATAAAGGAACCGTAGGCTGTGTAGCACTCGATGCGGATGGGAACTTGGCAGCGGCAACCTCCACAGGGGGGAAAGGATTCGAAATCCCTTGCCGGGTTAGCGATTCTGCAACTGTGGCAGGCAACTACGCCAATCAATATGCAGGTATTTCTTGTACAGGAGTTGGCGAAGATATTGTAAGTGGCGCCTTAGCTGCAAAAATTGTAACCCGTGTTACCGATGGATTTTCTTTAAAGGAAGCATCAGATAAATCTTTTGCAGAACTTAAAGCTTTTGATGGCTTTGCAGGCGTTGTAGGCATTTCTGCAACAGGCGAAGTGTATCATTGCGACTCGCATCCATACATGGTTTGGGCATCTTTCGATGTTAATTTACAGGTATTTAGCTGA
- a CDS encoding cyanophycinase: protein MIQLYTQRMVPKGKLIIIGGAINTGSFAETQFGLPENMNFFERGILKRITTESLRDTLSRFEIITTASLMPEKVGEEYIKAYAQLDVHNVGVLNITNREEANSDENYERIKAAEVIIFTGGDQLRLSSIFGGTKIHQILLEKYRNEPVVIAGTSAGAAASSKNMIYQGSSKDALLKGEVKITGGLGFIDDVIVDTHFVQRGRIGRLLYAAASNPGILGIGLGEDTGLFISDGHTMEAIGSGMVILVDGRNMADTNLTDVEMGQPVSIKNMVVHVMCDGDVYDLTDHSLVIHHPKVIPIG from the coding sequence TTGATACAATTATATACACAAAGAATGGTTCCGAAAGGTAAACTCATCATCATTGGTGGCGCAATAAACACAGGTAGCTTCGCAGAAACGCAATTTGGACTGCCTGAGAATATGAATTTTTTTGAGCGTGGCATTTTAAAACGGATTACTACTGAATCATTAAGAGATACTTTATCTCGCTTTGAGATCATCACCACAGCATCATTAATGCCCGAAAAGGTTGGCGAAGAATATATCAAGGCTTATGCACAATTAGACGTGCATAATGTTGGCGTACTTAATATTACCAACCGTGAAGAAGCCAATTCTGATGAAAATTATGAACGTATCAAAGCAGCAGAGGTAATTATCTTTACCGGCGGAGATCAGCTCCGTCTTTCTTCAATTTTTGGCGGAACAAAAATCCACCAGATCCTGTTAGAAAAATATAGAAATGAACCTGTGGTAATTGCGGGTACTTCGGCTGGAGCCGCGGCAAGCTCTAAAAACATGATTTATCAGGGTAGCAGCAAAGATGCCTTACTTAAGGGAGAGGTTAAAATTACCGGCGGACTAGGCTTTATTGATGATGTTATTGTAGATACACATTTTGTTCAACGCGGCAGAATTGGCCGTTTGTTATATGCTGCTGCCAGCAATCCTGGTATTTTAGGGATTGGGCTTGGCGAAGATACCGGGCTTTTCATTTCTGATGGTCATACAATGGAAGCCATTGGCTCTGGCATGGTAATTTTAGTAGATGGCCGCAATATGGCCGATACCAATTTAACCGATGTAGAAATGGGGCAGCCTGTTTCGATTAAAAATATGGTGGTACACGTCATGTGCGATGGCGACGTTTATGATTTAACAGACCATAGCCTAGTGATTCATCATCCAAAGGTTATTCCGATAGGATAG
- the cphA gene encoding cyanophycin synthetase, whose translation MKISNIQVLRGPNIWSISRKKLIQMRLDLEDLEQKPTNVIEGFSERIEKLLPSMFTHRCSKGVEGGFFTRVKEGTWMGHVIEHIALEIQTLAGMETGFGRTRQTKTEGIYNVVFSYLEEKVGVYAAEAAVKIAEALINNEEYDLEHDIRRMKEIRELEALGPSTGSIVEEAVSRSIPWIRLNKSSLVQLGYGKNQVRFRATMTEKTSSIAVDIASNKEETKRLLTEAAIPVASGVTISNPDDLEASVKKVGFPLVFKPLDGNHGKGATINVKTMEDALAAFEYAKTYSRKVIIEKFITGFDFRVLVIDHKVIAAAQRDPAHVKGNGIHTIQELIDKENEDPRRGYGHENVLTEIAVDRDTLDLLAKKEYTLETIPEKGEVVYLKSTANLSTGGTSIDVTDIVHPQNIFICERISRVIGLDICGIDIMAQNLTQPLTENGGVVLEVNAAPGFRMHLAPSEGLPRNVAASVIDMLYPQGKLSQIPIIAVTGTNGKTTTTRLIAHIIRSNGKRVGFTTSDGVYVHNTMLMKGDTTGPVSAEFILKDPTVEFAVLETARGGILRAGLGFNACDIGVVTNIQEDHLGISDIHNLDDLTRVKAVVIGAVRRKGWAVLNADNGYCVRIGKDARCNVAYFSMDENNPVIKEHCRKGGIAAIYENGYITIKTGDWKLRVDKATHIPLTFGGSVNFMIQNVLAATLATYLWGYKPEDIRLSLETFIPSAAHTPGRMNIFRFKDFKVLVDFAHNPDGFNGIKGFLQGVEATEHVGIISATGDRRDEDIIETARISAQMFDKIYICQEKYLRGRQQQELVDLLVKGVKEVDPNKEIIINNKSTECLQIAIETAKKGSYLTILSNTIDNTIQRVTEHLDRELES comes from the coding sequence ATGAAGATATCAAACATACAAGTATTAAGAGGGCCAAACATATGGTCAATTAGCCGAAAAAAATTGATCCAAATGCGTTTAGATCTGGAAGATTTAGAGCAAAAACCAACTAACGTAATTGAGGGGTTTAGTGAGCGGATAGAGAAATTGTTGCCTAGCATGTTTACACACCGTTGTTCTAAAGGCGTAGAAGGAGGTTTTTTTACACGTGTGAAAGAAGGAACATGGATGGGGCATGTAATTGAACATATTGCCTTAGAAATACAAACACTGGCTGGCATGGAAACCGGTTTTGGCAGAACACGCCAAACTAAAACTGAAGGCATTTATAATGTAGTATTCAGTTATCTGGAGGAAAAGGTTGGTGTTTACGCTGCCGAAGCTGCTGTTAAAATTGCCGAAGCCCTGATTAATAACGAAGAGTACGATTTGGAGCACGATATCCGAAGGATGAAGGAAATACGCGAGCTAGAAGCATTAGGCCCAAGTACAGGCTCTATTGTAGAAGAGGCCGTAAGCAGAAGCATTCCCTGGATCAGGCTGAATAAAAGTTCGTTGGTACAGTTAGGATATGGTAAGAACCAGGTCCGCTTTAGGGCAACCATGACCGAAAAAACCAGTAGTATCGCTGTAGATATTGCGAGCAACAAGGAAGAGACGAAACGTTTGCTTACCGAAGCCGCCATTCCGGTAGCCTCAGGGGTAACCATTTCAAACCCTGATGATCTGGAAGCGTCTGTTAAAAAAGTTGGATTTCCGCTGGTTTTTAAACCACTCGATGGTAACCATGGTAAAGGTGCAACCATTAATGTGAAAACGATGGAAGATGCTTTGGCAGCTTTTGAATATGCCAAAACCTATTCGAGAAAGGTAATTATTGAGAAATTTATTACAGGATTCGATTTTCGGGTGCTGGTAATTGATCATAAAGTTATTGCTGCGGCACAACGCGATCCTGCACACGTTAAGGGCAATGGAATTCATACCATTCAAGAGTTAATTGATAAGGAAAATGAAGATCCACGCCGCGGTTATGGCCACGAGAATGTGTTAACAGAAATTGCTGTTGACCGGGATACTTTGGATCTGCTGGCCAAAAAGGAATATACCTTAGAAACCATCCCGGAAAAGGGAGAAGTGGTTTACTTAAAATCTACAGCGAATTTAAGTACAGGAGGAACATCGATTGATGTAACAGACATTGTTCACCCACAGAATATTTTTATCTGTGAAAGGATTTCGAGGGTAATCGGATTGGATATCTGCGGTATCGACATCATGGCACAGAACCTTACCCAGCCGTTAACCGAAAATGGAGGTGTGGTTTTAGAGGTAAATGCAGCGCCGGGATTCAGGATGCACCTGGCACCAAGTGAAGGTTTGCCTAGAAACGTAGCCGCATCGGTTATCGATATGCTTTATCCTCAAGGAAAGCTATCGCAAATCCCAATTATTGCGGTAACCGGAACAAATGGGAAAACCACTACAACGCGTTTAATTGCGCACATTATCCGTAGCAATGGTAAACGTGTAGGTTTTACCACCAGTGATGGGGTGTATGTACACAACACCATGTTGATGAAGGGCGATACCACGGGTCCGGTAAGTGCCGAGTTCATTTTAAAAGACCCGACAGTAGAGTTTGCCGTACTGGAAACTGCCCGTGGCGGAATTTTAAGAGCAGGGCTGGGATTTAATGCCTGCGATATTGGCGTAGTCACCAATATTCAGGAAGATCACCTGGGTATTTCTGATATCCACAATCTTGACGATTTAACCCGGGTTAAAGCAGTTGTAATTGGGGCCGTGCGCCGTAAAGGTTGGGCAGTATTGAATGCCGACAATGGTTATTGTGTTCGCATTGGCAAAGATGCCCGCTGTAATGTTGCTTATTTTAGCATGGATGAAAATAATCCTGTGATTAAAGAGCATTGCAGAAAAGGTGGAATTGCAGCCATTTATGAAAACGGATACATTACCATTAAAACAGGCGACTGGAAATTAAGGGTAGATAAAGCCACCCATATTCCCTTAACCTTTGGTGGTTCTGTAAACTTTATGATCCAGAATGTACTTGCAGCAACGTTAGCAACCTATTTATGGGGCTATAAACCTGAAGATATCCGTTTATCGCTGGAAACATTTATTCCTTCTGCAGCGCATACCCCAGGAAGGATGAATATTTTCAGGTTCAAAGATTTTAAAGTACTGGTCGATTTTGCGCATAATCCTGATGGATTTAATGGCATAAAAGGTTTTTTACAAGGGGTGGAAGCTACCGAACATGTGGGTATTATTTCGGCAACCGGAGATAGAAGAGATGAGGATATTATTGAAACTGCCCGTATTTCTGCTCAGATGTTTGATAAAATTTATATTTGTCAGGAGAAATACCTTCGAGGCAGACAGCAACAAGAATTGGTTGATCTGCTGGTAAAAGGCGTTAAGGAAGTTGATCCGAATAAGGAGATCATCATTAACAATAAAAGCACTGAGTGTTTGCAGATCGCTATTGAAACCGCTAAAAAGGGTTCTTATCTAACGATTTTAAGTAACACAATCGACAATACAATCCAACGCGTTACCGAACATTTAGATCGGGAATTAGAGTCGTAA
- a CDS encoding PA2169 family four-helix-bundle protein, which translates to MKTTTATVEVLNDLVQINNDRIEGYEKARQELKEGDADLKTLFLNMIGESQKYKMALATEISALGEDIETGTTNSGKIYRAWMDVKALFTGHDRKTVLNNCEFGEDAAQNAYKMALEEEDIPSNIRDLISEQKASLRESHDEIKRLRDVEA; encoded by the coding sequence ATGAAAACGACAACAGCAACAGTAGAGGTATTAAACGATCTGGTTCAAATTAATAACGATCGTATTGAAGGTTATGAAAAAGCTCGTCAGGAATTAAAAGAGGGCGATGCCGATTTAAAGACTCTATTTTTAAATATGATAGGCGAAAGTCAAAAATATAAAATGGCTTTGGCAACCGAAATATCGGCTTTGGGTGAAGATATTGAAACAGGAACCACCAATTCGGGTAAAATTTACCGGGCCTGGATGGATGTTAAAGCACTATTTACTGGCCACGACCGTAAAACTGTTTTAAATAATTGTGAGTTTGGAGAGGATGCTGCACAAAATGCATATAAAATGGCATTAGAGGAAGAAGATATCCCTTCAAATATCAGGGATTTAATTTCAGAACAAAAGGCATCTTTAAGAGAATCGCATGATGAGATTAAAAGATTACGTGATGTTGAGGCATAG
- a CDS encoding sugar transferase — MQNLAPIALFVYNRPQHTERTLQFLQQNGLAAQSHLYIFSDGAKTVQDEEKVAAVRKIIKKADGFKSVKVIESKANAGLANSVIAGVTQLITEYDQVIVFEDDLITSPHTLAYFNNALNHYREEEKVMHIGAYMYPLKPDKLPQSFFYRAATSWGWATWGRAWKNFEPDIDILLKQFDKKKRTAFSIDNKMNFWKQMQEFKKGKNNSWAIRWYASIFLKGGITLNPSQSLVNNIGHDGTGVHSGINDIYNVIINPKPIVEFPTVIGEDPIAYKAIKSFLIKRKGNMVTRVRRFVKEKLAQYFSKK; from the coding sequence ATGCAAAACCTTGCCCCAATAGCACTTTTCGTATATAACCGTCCGCAACATACCGAGCGGACGCTACAATTTCTGCAACAAAATGGACTGGCTGCACAAAGCCATTTGTATATCTTTTCAGATGGCGCCAAAACAGTTCAGGATGAAGAAAAAGTTGCTGCGGTAAGAAAAATCATCAAAAAAGCAGATGGTTTTAAATCGGTTAAGGTAATTGAAAGTAAGGCAAATGCAGGCTTAGCCAATTCGGTAATTGCAGGGGTAACCCAATTAATAACAGAATACGATCAGGTAATTGTTTTTGAAGATGACCTGATTACTTCTCCACATACTTTAGCCTATTTCAACAATGCTTTAAACCATTACCGCGAGGAGGAAAAAGTAATGCATATCGGCGCCTATATGTACCCCTTAAAACCAGATAAACTTCCGCAATCTTTTTTCTACAGGGCAGCCACAAGTTGGGGTTGGGCCACATGGGGAAGGGCATGGAAAAACTTTGAACCGGATATTGATATCCTTTTAAAACAGTTTGACAAAAAGAAAAGAACTGCATTTTCCATTGATAATAAAATGAATTTCTGGAAACAGATGCAAGAGTTTAAGAAAGGGAAAAACAATAGCTGGGCCATTAGATGGTATGCTTCCATCTTTTTAAAAGGAGGAATCACCCTTAATCCATCGCAATCATTGGTTAACAATATTGGCCATGATGGCACAGGTGTGCATTCAGGGATAAACGATATTTATAACGTCATTATCAACCCTAAACCAATTGTCGAATTTCCAACTGTAATAGGTGAAGACCCCATTGCTTATAAAGCCATCAAAAGCTTTTTGATTAAACGGAAAGGTAATATGGTAACACGAGTTAGGCGTTTTGTAAAAGAAAAGCTGGCACAATACTTTTCGAAGAAATAA
- a CDS encoding class I SAM-dependent methyltransferase, producing MLSEEVKTAYDNFYTNSDVAWRMLGAKYKAQNIVDVCKGLKPKKVLEVGAGDGSILHFLNEWHFAPELYALEIAQSGVDIIKDRNLASLKEAQTFDGYKIPYEDDAFDLIILAHVLEHVEHERILIRELKRVAKYIVVEVPKDYRFGVDQRMKHFLDYGHINMYTPTSLRFLLQSEGLEILEDKVSMTAPETVKFNEFINKKAPKTFAKNLKIELEYRIKKTLGKWFGKKKQEQFANAYTVLTKKSDHNLQIF from the coding sequence ATGTTAAGCGAAGAAGTAAAAACGGCCTACGATAATTTTTATACCAATAGCGATGTAGCATGGAGAATGCTCGGTGCAAAATATAAAGCGCAAAACATTGTTGATGTTTGCAAAGGCTTAAAGCCTAAAAAAGTGCTTGAGGTTGGTGCCGGAGATGGTAGTATTCTGCATTTTTTAAATGAATGGCATTTCGCACCAGAATTGTATGCTTTGGAAATTGCACAAAGTGGTGTCGACATTATAAAAGACCGTAACCTCGCCAGTTTAAAAGAAGCACAAACTTTTGATGGATATAAAATCCCTTATGAAGATGATGCATTTGATCTGATTATTCTTGCGCACGTTTTAGAGCATGTAGAACATGAACGGATCCTAATCCGCGAATTGAAAAGAGTAGCAAAATACATTGTAGTAGAAGTACCTAAAGATTATCGCTTTGGTGTAGACCAAAGAATGAAACATTTTTTAGATTATGGACACATTAACATGTATACGCCAACTTCTTTAAGGTTTTTGTTGCAGAGTGAGGGTTTAGAAATTCTAGAAGATAAAGTTTCGATGACTGCACCAGAAACAGTAAAATTTAATGAGTTTATCAATAAAAAAGCACCAAAAACATTTGCTAAAAACTTAAAAATAGAGCTGGAATACCGGATCAAGAAAACTTTAGGTAAATGGTTTGGAAAGAAAAAGCAAGAACAGTTTGCCAATGCCTATACCGTATTAACTAAAAAGTCTGACCATAACCTGCAGATATTTTAG
- a CDS encoding FkbM family methyltransferase: MSTLKALTTLIAKPNRLKALLSYGHKGYLNSIGWFTAFDKKQAVDGKGKALPWVTYSFIDFIKERINKTQHVFEYGSGSSTIFYAERAGSVTSVEHDKGWFDKVKNTSPANAEMIFCQLEKDGEYAKKATLIDKKFDIIIVDGRDRVNCCKYSVAALSSNGVLVLDDSEREAYNPARVLLKAQGFKEISFSGISPGLFYEKATSVFYKQDNCLGI; the protein is encoded by the coding sequence TTGAGTACTCTTAAAGCATTAACTACATTAATTGCAAAGCCAAATAGGCTTAAGGCATTATTATCATACGGACATAAAGGCTACCTGAACAGCATTGGCTGGTTTACTGCTTTTGATAAGAAACAAGCCGTAGATGGCAAAGGAAAAGCACTGCCTTGGGTAACCTATTCGTTTATCGATTTTATTAAGGAGCGGATAAACAAAACACAGCATGTTTTTGAATATGGCTCTGGTAGTTCTACTATTTTTTATGCTGAAAGAGCTGGCTCGGTAACTTCTGTGGAGCACGACAAAGGCTGGTTTGATAAAGTAAAAAATACAAGCCCAGCCAATGCCGAGATGATATTCTGCCAATTGGAAAAAGATGGAGAATACGCTAAAAAAGCAACTTTGATCGATAAAAAGTTCGACATTATTATTGTTGATGGGCGCGATCGTGTAAACTGTTGCAAGTATAGCGTTGCTGCGTTATCCTCAAATGGTGTATTGGTTTTAGATGATAGTGAACGCGAAGCCTATAATCCTGCCCGTGTGCTTTTAAAGGCCCAGGGGTTTAAAGAAATCAGCTTCAGTGGGATTTCGCCAGGCCTTTTTTACGAAAAAGCAACCTCAGTTTTTTATAAGCAGGATAATTGTTTAGGTATTTAA